The proteins below come from a single Kineococcus endophyticus genomic window:
- the egtB gene encoding ergothioneine biosynthesis protein EgtB, protein MTTLDDHSTVHPLEGAVAALQAGRRTTARLTEAADAELTVQHSPLMSPLVWDLAHIGQQEELWLLRQGAGADRTPVFHPTIACLYDAAEHPRATRTQLPLLDPRASRRALADVRNRVLDRVARVRADDPREAAFAVAMVAQHEHQHDETMFATHNLRSGDPLLAAAPTPPGRVVPAEPVLVPAGEFLLGVDPAQEPWALDNEHPQHRVHVPAFRIGRVPVTNGEWAAFVEDGGYEDPRHWTRAGWAHRRAEGITTPLGWARDGAGGWTQRRFAVEVALDPAAPVQHVDCHEAEAFARWAGARLPTEVEWEKACAWDPALGRRRRWPWGDEAPTAERANLGGHALGPAQVGAYPAGASAYGVEQLMGDVWEWTSSDFAPWPGFSPMLYDTYSAPFFGGGYRVLRGGSWASTSVSVRPSFRNWDWPVRRQIFTGVRLAWDA, encoded by the coding sequence GTGACCACGCTCGACGACCACTCGACCGTCCACCCGCTCGAGGGCGCGGTCGCGGCCCTGCAGGCCGGCCGCCGCACGACGGCCCGCCTCACCGAGGCCGCCGACGCCGAGCTGACCGTCCAGCACTCCCCGCTCATGAGTCCGCTCGTCTGGGACCTCGCCCACATCGGGCAGCAGGAGGAGCTGTGGCTCCTGCGGCAGGGGGCGGGTGCCGACCGGACGCCCGTCTTCCACCCCACGATCGCCTGCCTCTACGACGCGGCCGAGCACCCGCGCGCGACGCGGACGCAGCTGCCGCTGCTGGACCCGCGCGCGTCCCGGCGGGCGCTCGCCGACGTGCGCAACCGCGTCCTGGACCGCGTCGCGCGCGTCCGCGCGGACGACCCGCGCGAGGCGGCGTTCGCGGTGGCGATGGTCGCCCAGCACGAGCACCAGCACGACGAGACGATGTTCGCGACGCACAACCTGCGCTCGGGCGACCCGCTGCTCGCGGCCGCGCCGACGCCGCCCGGCCGGGTCGTCCCGGCCGAACCGGTGCTCGTCCCGGCGGGGGAGTTCCTCCTCGGCGTCGACCCGGCGCAGGAGCCGTGGGCCCTGGACAACGAGCACCCGCAGCACCGCGTCCACGTCCCGGCGTTCCGCATCGGCCGCGTCCCGGTGACGAACGGTGAGTGGGCGGCCTTCGTCGAGGACGGCGGGTACGAGGACCCCCGGCACTGGACCCGCGCGGGCTGGGCGCACCGGCGGGCGGAGGGCATCACGACCCCGCTCGGCTGGGCCCGCGACGGTGCGGGCGGGTGGACCCAGCGGCGGTTCGCCGTCGAGGTCGCCCTCGACCCCGCGGCGCCCGTGCAGCACGTCGACTGCCACGAGGCGGAGGCCTTCGCGCGGTGGGCCGGCGCCCGGCTGCCCACCGAGGTCGAGTGGGAGAAGGCGTGCGCCTGGGACCCGGCGCTGGGCCGCCGTCGCCGGTGGCCGTGGGGTGATGAGGCCCCGACCGCGGAGCGGGCCAACCTCGGCGGGCACGCGCTCGGGCCCGCGCAGGTCGGGGCGTACCCGGCCGGGGCCAGTGCGTACGGCGTCGAGCAGCTCATGGGCGACGTGTGGGAGTGGACGTCCTCGGACTTCGCGCCGTGGCCGGGGTTCTCCCCGATGCTCTACGACACCTACTCCGCGCCGTTCTTCGGCGGTGGCTACCGCGTGCTGCGCGGCGGGTCCTGGGCCAGCACGTCCGTGTCGGTGCGACCCTCGTTCCGGAACTGGGACTGGCCCGTGCGACGGCAGATCTTCACGGGTGTCCGCCTGGCCTGGGACGCCTGA
- a CDS encoding malonic semialdehyde reductase — translation MTALDDRPLGLDSSARAALFTDAHTVQHFSPTPVSDAQLTEIWDLARWAPTAANLQPLRLLFVRSAQGRERLLPLLDEKNRDRAATAPVTAVLARDDRFHDAIPQVAPFLSGLQPVLDGNAEMRAQMGGYSAALQAGYLILAVRALGLAAGPMAGFDKAGVDAEFFAGTSWRSELVVNIGHPATEDAYRPRMPRLAAEDVVRFA, via the coding sequence ATGACCGCCCTGGACGACCGCCCCCTGGGTCTGGACTCGAGCGCCCGCGCCGCGCTGTTCACCGATGCGCACACCGTGCAGCACTTCTCCCCCACCCCCGTGTCCGACGCCCAGCTCACCGAGATCTGGGACCTGGCGCGCTGGGCGCCCACCGCGGCGAACCTGCAGCCCCTCCGCCTGCTGTTCGTCCGCTCGGCGCAGGGCCGCGAGCGGCTGCTACCCCTGCTGGACGAGAAGAACCGCGACCGCGCGGCGACGGCTCCGGTGACGGCCGTCCTCGCCCGCGACGACCGCTTCCACGACGCGATCCCGCAGGTGGCGCCGTTCCTGTCCGGTCTGCAGCCGGTCCTGGACGGCAACGCCGAGATGCGGGCGCAGATGGGCGGCTACAGCGCTGCACTCCAGGCCGGGTACCTCATCCTCGCCGTCCGCGCGCTGGGCCTGGCCGCCGGGCCGATGGCCGGGTTCGACAAGGCCGGCGTCGACGCGGAGTTCTTCGCCGGGACGTCGTGGCGCTCCGAGCTCGTCGTCAACATCGGGCACCCCGCCACCGAGGACGCCTACCGGCCGCGCATGCCGCGCCTGGCCGCCGAGGACGTCGTCCGCTTCGCCTGA
- a CDS encoding SDR family oxidoreductase has product MSEPTPDAPTGSLDDVLAGNGRLALVTGVTGYIGGRLVPELLAAGFRVRALARRPEQLRDRPWIDEVEVVGADASDRDQVTAALEGVDVAYYLIHAMSGGSSFAAKDRRTARTFARAAADQDVRRIVYLGGLHPEDEELSTHLESRREVGEILLDAPVPATVLQAAVILGSGSASFEMMRYLTERLPVMVCPSWVYNRIQPIAVRDVLRYLVGSASMPDDVNRTFDVGGPDVMTYLDMMRGYAEVAGLPKRHVLPVKVMSPRLSSHWVGTITPVPGSIARPLVESLVHEVVCKEKDVARYVPDPPEGLIPFRRAVQLALKRIQEADVTTRWSSASVPGAPSDPLPTDPDWAGGNLYVDERTTVVDASPHELWEVLEGIGGEQGWYSWPMAWAVRGVMDRFSGGPGLRRGRRDPRHLMVGDAVDWWRVEERQEDELLRLRAEMKLPGLAWLDLRVGRDPVGRTLFQQRALFHPKGLAGQAYWAAISPFHDVVFGGMQENVKEAAEALARANAAGAADAPATVDVRPEATLVR; this is encoded by the coding sequence ATGAGTGAGCCCACGCCCGACGCCCCCACCGGGTCCCTCGACGACGTCCTGGCCGGGAACGGGCGCCTGGCCCTGGTGACGGGGGTGACGGGGTACATCGGCGGCCGGCTGGTGCCGGAGCTGCTGGCGGCCGGGTTCCGCGTCCGCGCCCTGGCCCGCCGCCCCGAGCAGCTGCGGGACCGGCCGTGGATCGACGAGGTCGAGGTCGTGGGTGCGGACGCCTCCGACCGCGACCAGGTGACCGCGGCGCTGGAGGGCGTCGACGTCGCCTACTACCTGATCCACGCCATGAGCGGAGGGTCCTCGTTCGCGGCGAAGGACCGCCGCACGGCCCGCACCTTCGCCCGCGCCGCCGCCGACCAGGACGTGCGCCGCATCGTCTACCTCGGCGGGCTGCACCCCGAGGACGAGGAGCTGTCGACGCACCTGGAGTCACGCCGGGAGGTCGGGGAGATCCTCCTGGACGCCCCGGTGCCCGCGACGGTGCTGCAGGCCGCGGTCATCCTCGGGTCGGGGTCGGCGAGCTTCGAGATGATGCGCTACCTCACCGAGCGCCTGCCGGTCATGGTCTGCCCCTCGTGGGTCTACAACCGGATCCAGCCGATCGCAGTGCGCGACGTCCTGCGCTACCTCGTCGGGTCGGCCTCGATGCCCGACGACGTCAACCGCACCTTCGACGTCGGTGGCCCGGACGTCATGACGTACCTGGACATGATGCGCGGCTACGCCGAGGTGGCCGGGCTGCCCAAGCGGCACGTGCTGCCCGTCAAGGTCATGTCCCCGCGGCTGTCGAGCCACTGGGTGGGGACCATCACCCCGGTCCCCGGCTCGATCGCCCGACCGCTCGTGGAGAGCCTCGTGCACGAGGTCGTCTGCAAGGAGAAGGACGTCGCGCGGTACGTGCCGGACCCGCCCGAGGGCCTCATCCCGTTCCGCCGCGCGGTGCAGCTGGCGCTCAAGCGCATCCAGGAGGCGGACGTCACGACGCGCTGGAGCTCGGCCTCCGTGCCCGGCGCCCCGAGCGACCCGCTGCCCACCGACCCCGACTGGGCCGGCGGCAACCTCTACGTGGACGAGCGCACGACGGTCGTGGACGCCTCCCCGCACGAGCTGTGGGAGGTGCTCGAGGGCATCGGTGGTGAGCAGGGCTGGTACTCCTGGCCGATGGCCTGGGCGGTCCGGGGGGTCATGGACCGGTTCTCCGGCGGCCCCGGCCTGCGCCGCGGCCGGCGCGACCCGCGCCACCTCATGGTCGGTGACGCCGTGGACTGGTGGCGCGTGGAGGAGCGGCAGGAGGACGAGCTGCTGCGTCTGCGGGCCGAGATGAAGCTCCCCGGGCTGGCGTGGCTGGACCTGCGGGTGGGCCGGGACCCGGTGGGCCGCACGCTCTTCCAGCAGCGCGCCCTGTTCCACCCCAAGGGCCTGGCCGGGCAGGCGTACTGGGCGGCGATCAGCCCGTTCCACGACGTCGTCTTCGGTGGCATGCAGGAGAACGTCAAGGAGGCCGCGGAAGCCCTGGCCCGCGCGAACGCCGCGGGTGCCGCGGACGCCCCCGCGACGGTCGACGTCCGCCCGGAGGCGACACTGGTGCGGTGA
- a CDS encoding prolyl oligopeptidase family serine peptidase yields the protein MDSQPSPARPSAGPGPDVAPRLDLVEELHGVPVADPYRWLEDPADARTRAWSQWQDEAWEHWAAQLPGRAGLERRVRELMATGSVGAPVHRGGRVFRTRREPDAEHGVLTVTDPGARPRVLVDPVALDPSGTTTLDAWRPDVEGDLVAYQLSEGGSEESVLRVLDATTGEVVDGPIDRARYSPVAWLPARDGVRSFYYVRRQPPESVPEDERQYHRRVHLHVVGTDPATDVEVFGAGRALTNYYGVWTSRDGRWLVVTAAEGTAPRNDVWIADLEGGDPARPQLRPVVEGRDASTSAWVGRDGRLYLFTDLDAPRGRLAVADPGTPGVEHWTDLVPQADALLDDVAVLDGAELPEPLLVVGWTQHAVSSVTVHDLVTGRQLEGAAGRVDLPGTGSIGGLVGRPDGGHELWFGYTDTTTPSHVWHFDARTRALTVEAAPPGAVEVPAVVSRLLEYPSADGTVVRLQVTARADLLDADGVPRTPAPTVLYGYGGFGISLSPHYAPDALAWVEAGGVYAVANLRGGGEEGEDWHRAGMRGSKQNVFDDFHAAARFLVDRGFTTPAQLCVHGGSNGGLLVGAAATQEPALFAGVVCSAPLLDMVRYELHGLGATWSDEYGTAADPEEFGWLHGYSPYHRVVDGTEYPAVLFTVFDGDSRVDPLHARKLCAALQHATASDPAVRPVLLRREKDVGHGARSVSRSAGLVRDTLAFAARATGLPLDHLDASTDQHV from the coding sequence ATGGACTCCCAGCCCTCCCCCGCCCGCCCGTCCGCGGGTCCGGGCCCCGACGTGGCGCCCCGCCTCGACCTGGTCGAGGAGCTGCACGGCGTCCCGGTGGCCGACCCCTACCGCTGGCTCGAGGACCCGGCCGACGCGCGCACGCGGGCGTGGTCGCAGTGGCAGGACGAGGCGTGGGAGCACTGGGCCGCGCAGCTGCCCGGCCGGGCGGGCCTGGAGCGCCGGGTGCGCGAGCTCATGGCGACGGGGTCGGTGGGCGCGCCCGTGCACCGGGGGGGACGGGTGTTCCGGACGCGCCGGGAGCCCGACGCCGAGCACGGGGTGCTGACCGTCACCGACCCGGGAGCACGGCCGCGCGTGCTCGTCGACCCGGTCGCGCTGGACCCGTCGGGCACGACGACGCTGGACGCGTGGCGGCCCGACGTCGAGGGCGACCTCGTGGCCTACCAGCTGTCCGAGGGCGGCAGCGAGGAGAGCGTCCTGCGGGTCCTGGACGCGACGACGGGTGAGGTCGTGGACGGCCCGATCGACCGTGCGCGCTACTCCCCCGTGGCCTGGCTGCCCGCCCGCGACGGCGTGCGGTCCTTCTACTACGTCCGCCGGCAGCCGCCGGAGTCCGTCCCGGAGGACGAGCGGCAGTACCACCGGCGGGTGCACCTGCACGTCGTCGGCACCGACCCCGCCACCGACGTCGAGGTGTTCGGGGCCGGCCGCGCCCTGACGAACTACTACGGCGTCTGGACCTCGCGCGACGGCCGCTGGCTCGTCGTCACCGCCGCCGAGGGCACGGCCCCGCGCAACGACGTGTGGATCGCCGACCTCGAGGGCGGTGACCCCGCCCGCCCGCAGTTGCGGCCGGTGGTGGAGGGCCGGGACGCGAGCACGAGCGCCTGGGTCGGCCGCGACGGCCGCCTCTACCTGTTCACCGACCTCGACGCCCCGCGCGGCCGCCTCGCCGTCGCCGACCCGGGCACCCCGGGGGTCGAGCACTGGACGGACCTCGTCCCGCAGGCCGACGCCCTGCTCGACGACGTCGCGGTCCTCGACGGCGCCGAGCTGCCGGAGCCGTTGCTCGTCGTCGGCTGGACTCAGCACGCGGTCAGCTCCGTCACGGTGCACGACCTGGTGACGGGCCGGCAGCTGGAGGGGGCCGCCGGTCGCGTGGACCTGCCCGGGACGGGTTCCATCGGTGGTCTGGTCGGTCGTCCCGACGGCGGGCACGAGCTGTGGTTCGGGTACACCGACACCACGACGCCCTCGCACGTGTGGCACTTCGACGCCCGCACCCGGGCCCTGACGGTCGAGGCCGCGCCGCCGGGGGCCGTGGAGGTGCCCGCCGTCGTCAGCCGGCTGCTGGAGTACCCCAGCGCCGACGGCACGGTCGTCCGGCTGCAGGTGACGGCACGCGCCGACCTGCTCGACGCGGACGGGGTGCCGCGCACCCCCGCGCCGACGGTCCTGTACGGCTACGGCGGCTTCGGGATCAGCCTCTCGCCGCACTACGCCCCCGACGCGCTCGCGTGGGTCGAGGCCGGCGGCGTCTACGCCGTCGCGAACCTGCGCGGCGGCGGGGAGGAGGGCGAGGACTGGCACCGGGCCGGCATGCGCGGGTCCAAGCAGAACGTCTTCGACGACTTCCACGCCGCCGCCCGCTTCCTCGTCGACCGCGGGTTCACGACGCCGGCGCAGCTGTGCGTGCACGGCGGGTCGAACGGCGGGCTGCTCGTGGGCGCGGCGGCGACGCAGGAGCCGGCCCTGTTCGCCGGGGTGGTGTGCTCGGCGCCGCTGCTGGACATGGTCCGCTACGAGCTGCACGGGCTCGGTGCGACGTGGAGCGACGAGTACGGGACGGCGGCCGACCCCGAGGAGTTCGGCTGGTTGCACGGCTACTCCCCCTACCACCGGGTCGTCGACGGGACGGAGTACCCGGCGGTGCTGTTCACCGTCTTCGACGGCGACAGCCGCGTCGACCCGCTGCACGCGCGCAAGCTGTGCGCCGCCCTGCAGCACGCGACCGCCTCGGACCCGGCCGTGCGGCCCGTGCTGCTGCGCCGCGAGAAGGACGTCGGGCACGGCGCGCGGTCGGTCTCGCGCAGCGCCGGGCTCGTCCGCGACACCCTGGCCTTCGCCGCCCGGGCGACGGGCCTGCCGCTCGACCACCTCGACGCGTCCACCGACCAGCACGTCTGA
- the egtC gene encoding ergothioneine biosynthesis protein EgtC: MCRHTAWLGAERSLADLLLEREHGLLQQSWAPRRQHHGSVNADGWGAAWWTAARSAPARWRRAAPLWADASLASVAPHVAAGCVLGAVRDATVGMPADETACAPFVRGAWALSHNGRVERSVLPAEAWPTAESVCDSAVLASWLLAAPDEIGPRVRTAGEADPTARLNVLAADGARLVATAWGDTLSVLRTDDGVVVASEPHDDDPRWEDVPDRSLVQVDAAGVRVTPL; the protein is encoded by the coding sequence GTGTGCCGGCACACGGCCTGGCTGGGCGCCGAGCGCAGCCTGGCCGACCTGCTCCTGGAGCGCGAGCACGGGCTGCTGCAGCAGAGCTGGGCTCCGCGGCGGCAGCACCACGGGAGCGTCAACGCCGACGGCTGGGGGGCCGCCTGGTGGACCGCAGCCCGCAGCGCACCGGCCCGGTGGCGCCGGGCCGCGCCGCTGTGGGCGGACGCCTCGCTCGCCTCCGTCGCCCCGCACGTGGCGGCGGGCTGCGTGCTGGGTGCCGTGCGCGACGCCACCGTCGGCATGCCCGCGGACGAGACGGCGTGCGCGCCCTTCGTCCGGGGTGCCTGGGCGCTGTCGCACAACGGCCGGGTCGAGCGGTCCGTGCTGCCCGCGGAGGCCTGGCCCACCGCGGAGTCGGTGTGCGACTCCGCGGTGCTCGCGTCCTGGCTCCTCGCGGCACCCGACGAGATCGGCCCGCGCGTGCGCACCGCGGGGGAGGCCGACCCCACCGCCCGCCTCAACGTCCTGGCCGCCGACGGCGCCCGCCTGGTCGCCACCGCGTGGGGCGACACCCTCAGCGTCCTGCGGACCGACGACGGGGTCGTCGTCGCGAGCGAACCCCACGACGACGACCCGCGCTGGGAGGACGTGCCGGACCGGTCCCTGGTGCAGGTCGACGCGGCGGGGGTCCGCGTCACCCCCTTGTAG
- a CDS encoding winged helix-turn-helix transcriptional regulator, whose translation MEDVREVDGEHSARACDGALARAFGFLGKRWNGILLATLGNGPAGFSDLRRTVAGISDSVLSDRLTELARAGLVQRTVHEGPPVAVVYDLTDAGRALAPALAELTAWARANLPGDCARGA comes from the coding sequence GTGGAGGACGTGCGAGAGGTCGACGGGGAGCACAGCGCGCGGGCGTGCGACGGGGCGCTGGCCCGCGCCTTCGGGTTCCTCGGCAAGCGGTGGAACGGGATCCTGCTCGCCACCCTCGGCAACGGTCCCGCCGGGTTCTCCGACCTGCGCCGGACCGTGGCGGGCATCAGCGACTCCGTGCTGTCCGACCGCCTCACCGAGCTCGCCCGGGCCGGCCTCGTCCAGCGCACCGTGCACGAGGGGCCGCCCGTCGCGGTCGTCTACGACCTCACCGACGCGGGCCGCGCGCTCGCGCCGGCCCTGGCCGAGCTCACGGCCTGGGCGCGCGCGAACCTGCCCGGGGACTGCGCCCGGGGCGCGTGA
- a CDS encoding mechanosensitive ion channel family protein, which yields MLDSITQALGGVDSAEAQAGASDVVAFLLDKPLKVVVVLLVCWIARYLAMRLIGRVATGIATGAGRLGGGRRNGLLESSPLLNERRQQRAETLASVLKSTVTFVLGMLAILVVLDTVGIAIAPFLASAGIAGVALGFGAQALVKDFLSGIFMLAEDQYGVGDSVDLGDAAGTVEAVGLRVTRLRDVKGTVWYVRNGEILRVGNQSQGWARAVVDVSVAYGENLARAQEVLQRLADHLVEEEEWKPLVLDKPEVWGVEQMTTDGIVLRLVVKTAPLQQWAVQRELRRRIKAAFDAEGIEFPLAQRVFLRHDDAPRQARPLADPNAAVAPQPPPPSEADVAAQDAAAADPARTNRGL from the coding sequence GTGCTCGACTCGATCACCCAGGCCCTCGGTGGCGTGGACTCCGCCGAGGCCCAGGCCGGCGCCTCCGACGTCGTGGCGTTCCTGCTCGACAAGCCGCTGAAGGTCGTCGTCGTCCTGCTGGTCTGCTGGATCGCGCGGTACCTGGCGATGCGGCTCATCGGCCGGGTCGCCACGGGCATCGCCACCGGCGCCGGCCGGCTCGGCGGTGGCCGGCGCAACGGCTTGCTGGAGTCCTCGCCGTTGCTCAACGAACGCCGCCAGCAGCGCGCCGAGACCCTGGCCTCGGTGCTCAAGAGCACCGTGACGTTCGTCCTGGGGATGCTCGCGATCCTCGTGGTGCTCGACACGGTCGGCATCGCGATCGCGCCGTTCCTGGCCTCGGCGGGGATCGCCGGCGTCGCGCTGGGGTTCGGCGCCCAGGCCCTCGTCAAGGACTTCCTGTCGGGCATCTTCATGCTCGCCGAGGACCAGTACGGCGTCGGCGACTCGGTCGACCTCGGCGACGCCGCCGGCACCGTCGAGGCCGTGGGCCTGCGCGTCACGCGGCTGCGCGACGTCAAGGGGACGGTCTGGTACGTCCGCAACGGCGAGATCCTGCGGGTCGGCAACCAGAGCCAGGGCTGGGCCCGCGCCGTCGTCGACGTCTCGGTCGCCTACGGGGAGAACCTCGCCCGCGCCCAGGAGGTGCTGCAGCGCCTGGCCGACCACCTCGTCGAGGAGGAGGAGTGGAAGCCCCTCGTCCTGGACAAGCCCGAGGTCTGGGGCGTGGAGCAGATGACGACCGACGGCATCGTGCTGCGGCTGGTCGTCAAGACGGCCCCGTTGCAGCAGTGGGCCGTCCAGCGCGAGCTGCGGCGCCGGATCAAGGCCGCGTTCGACGCCGAGGGCATCGAGTTCCCCCTGGCCCAGCGCGTCTTCCTGCGCCACGACGACGCGCCGCGGCAGGCCCGGCCGCTGGCGGACCCGAACGCCGCGGTGGCCCCGCAACCGCCCCCGCCCAGCGAGGCCGACGTGGCCGCGCAGGACGCCGCGGCGGCCGACCCGGCCCGGACGAACCGGGGGCTCTGA
- a CDS encoding glutamate-cysteine ligase family protein: MSLTVPRVVEAVSPPDALRAHVAATALRPSGTGTVGLELERHVVDVRAPRRRVDWDRLTSLVAGFVPPAGSRLTLEPGGQVELSTPPGDLVATVAGLEQDATAVDALLASDGLVALATGLDPVRAPVRVHPGSRYRAMEAHFDAVGHHLDGATMMASTASLQVNLDAGPTAGWADRLAHVRRLTPVLVALAATSPLRHGVPTGAVCGRQEVWGRLEPGRCRASGDGSDPVAEWVEFAFAAPVMFVRVQASGEFAPVREHVPFADWAAGRVLLDDRRPGTDDVDAHLTTLWPPVRLRGFLELRFLDAVPAALRPGLAAVVTTVVDDPVAAGAAAEAAEPVADRGADAVRFGLADPALRRAALGVLAAATPRVDPSLVAAVHAWTELLAAGRSPADLVTDRFRADGPDACLTAEDLR; encoded by the coding sequence GTGTCGCTCACCGTCCCCCGCGTCGTCGAGGCGGTCTCGCCGCCCGACGCCCTGCGCGCCCACGTCGCCGCCACCGCCCTGCGCCCCTCGGGGACGGGCACCGTCGGGCTCGAGCTCGAACGGCACGTGGTCGACGTCCGCGCCCCGCGCCGCCGCGTGGACTGGGACCGGCTGACGTCGCTCGTGGCGGGGTTCGTGCCACCCGCGGGCTCGCGCCTCACCCTCGAACCCGGGGGCCAGGTGGAGCTGTCCACCCCGCCGGGCGACCTCGTGGCGACCGTCGCGGGCCTGGAGCAGGACGCGACCGCGGTCGACGCCCTGCTGGCGTCCGACGGGCTCGTCGCGCTCGCCACCGGCCTGGACCCCGTGCGCGCTCCCGTCCGCGTCCACCCGGGGTCGCGGTACCGGGCGATGGAGGCGCACTTCGACGCCGTGGGCCACCACCTCGACGGCGCCACGATGATGGCCTCGACGGCCTCCCTGCAGGTCAACCTCGACGCCGGGCCCACCGCGGGGTGGGCCGACCGGCTGGCGCACGTGCGCCGGCTGACGCCCGTGCTCGTCGCGCTCGCGGCGACGTCGCCGCTGCGCCACGGCGTCCCGACCGGAGCGGTGTGCGGCCGGCAGGAGGTCTGGGGACGGCTGGAACCGGGCCGGTGCCGGGCGTCCGGGGACGGCAGCGACCCGGTCGCGGAGTGGGTGGAGTTCGCGTTCGCGGCGCCCGTCATGTTCGTCCGCGTGCAGGCGAGCGGGGAGTTCGCGCCCGTCCGCGAGCACGTCCCCTTCGCCGACTGGGCCGCGGGCCGGGTCCTGCTCGACGACCGCCGCCCCGGCACCGACGACGTCGACGCGCACCTCACGACGCTCTGGCCGCCCGTGCGGTTGCGGGGCTTCCTCGAGCTGCGGTTCCTCGACGCCGTCCCGGCGGCCCTGCGCCCGGGCCTGGCCGCCGTCGTCACGACCGTCGTCGACGACCCGGTGGCGGCGGGCGCCGCCGCCGAGGCCGCCGAGCCGGTGGCCGACCGCGGGGCCGACGCCGTCCGGTTCGGGCTCGCCGACCCGGCCCTGCGCCGGGCCGCGCTCGGGGTGCTCGCCGCGGCCACGCCCCGGGTCGACCCCTCGCTCGTGGCCGCCGTCCACGCCTGGACGGAGCTGCTCGCGGCGGGACGCAGCCCCGCCGACCTCGTGACCGACCGGTTCCGCGCCGACGGACCGGACGCCTGCCTGACCGCGGAGGACCTCCGGTGA
- a CDS encoding globin encodes MGRKPAGPDGGTQTFYDEVGGHETFVRLVDVFYDGVAEDDVLRPMYPEADLGPAKERLLLFLEQYWGGPSTYSEQRGHPRLRMRHAPFKVNPDARDRWLTHMRAAVEALGLPPAQEGLLWDYLDRAAHSMLNTFED; translated from the coding sequence CTGGGGCGCAAGCCCGCGGGGCCGGACGGCGGCACGCAGACGTTCTACGACGAGGTGGGCGGGCACGAGACGTTCGTCCGCCTCGTCGACGTCTTCTACGACGGCGTCGCCGAGGACGACGTGCTGCGGCCCATGTACCCCGAGGCCGACCTCGGCCCGGCCAAGGAGCGCCTGCTGCTGTTCCTGGAGCAGTACTGGGGCGGTCCGTCGACGTACTCCGAGCAGCGCGGTCACCCGCGGCTGCGGATGCGGCACGCGCCCTTCAAGGTCAACCCCGACGCCCGGGACCGCTGGCTGACGCACATGCGCGCCGCCGTCGAGGCGCTCGGGCTGCCGCCCGCGCAGGAGGGACTCCTCTGGGACTACCTCGACCGCGCCGCGCACAGCATGCTCAACACCTTCGAGGACTGA